The following proteins come from a genomic window of Flavobacteriaceae bacterium MAR_2010_188:
- a CDS encoding Methyltransferase domain-containing protein, translated as MEKEKTVRKLKKEHWENVYVSKLDNEVSWYQENPETSINIIKGLNINKNKSIIDIGGGNSNFIIYLNKMGFKNLSVLDISEKALERTQQKLGMDSAKVNWIVSDILEYKPNNQFSVWHDRATFHFLTENKHIVTYVKLASDSIELNGYLILATFAPYGPTTCSGLPISQYNAECLKELFSPQFELRKNMDVVHQTPFDTSQDFTYVLLQKVK; from the coding sequence ATGGAAAAAGAAAAAACTGTTAGGAAGCTAAAGAAGGAGCATTGGGAGAATGTCTATGTTTCAAAATTAGATAATGAGGTAAGTTGGTACCAAGAAAATCCAGAAACCTCCATAAATATTATCAAAGGATTAAACATTAATAAAAACAAATCGATTATCGATATTGGAGGTGGTAACTCCAATTTTATCATTTACTTAAATAAGATGGGATTCAAAAATCTTAGCGTATTGGACATTTCAGAGAAAGCCTTAGAGCGTACACAACAAAAGCTAGGAATGGATTCTGCAAAAGTCAATTGGATTGTAAGCGATATTTTGGAATATAAACCTAATAATCAATTTTCCGTTTGGCACGACCGGGCAACCTTTCACTTTTTAACGGAAAATAAACATATTGTAACCTATGTGAAACTTGCTTCAGATTCCATAGAATTAAATGGATATCTAATTCTGGCAACTTTTGCTCCTTACGGACCAACTACGTGCAGTGGACTTCCAATTTCGCAGTACAATGCAGAATGTTTAAAAGAACTATTTAGTCCTCAATTCGAATTGAGAAAAAACATGGATGTTGTTCACCAAACGCCTTTTGATACATCACAGGATTTTACTTATGTACTTTTACAAAAAGTTAAATAA
- a CDS encoding Peroxiredoxin (manually curated), producing the protein MKKSTKKEILQYSIFLIIALTLYMTGLHTEVIGFVQRGIVSTGLLNPHLNISNNDANGKKIKADLGLLLIDESGKTIALEELEGKVIFINLWATRCPPCIAEMPGINALYKEFKDEDDVKCLMISLDNNFETAKSFIKRKGFEFEVYTPRNLPVMYDSGSIPSTFIIDKEGNLVLTHKGMADYDTSKFKEFIRQLK; encoded by the coding sequence GTGAAAAAGTCAACTAAAAAGGAAATTCTTCAATATTCAATTTTTCTAATAATAGCACTGACACTTTATATGACGGGGCTTCATACCGAGGTTATTGGATTTGTTCAACGCGGAATTGTATCTACAGGACTCTTAAATCCCCACTTGAATATTTCAAATAATGATGCCAATGGAAAAAAAATCAAAGCTGACCTTGGCTTATTGCTTATAGATGAATCGGGAAAAACAATTGCCTTAGAAGAATTAGAAGGGAAGGTAATTTTTATTAACCTTTGGGCGACCCGGTGCCCGCCTTGTATTGCCGAAATGCCAGGCATAAACGCCCTTTATAAGGAATTTAAGGATGAAGATGACGTAAAGTGTTTAATGATTTCGTTGGATAATAATTTTGAAACCGCAAAATCCTTTATAAAAAGAAAAGGGTTTGAATTTGAAGTATATACGCCCCGCAACTTGCCTGTAATGTATGATTCTGGCAGTATCCCATCCACTTTTATTATAGATAAAGAAGGGAATTTGGTTTTGACCCATAAAGGAATGGCGGATTATGATACTTCAAAATTTAAGGAATTCATAAGGCAATTAAAATAA
- a CDS encoding Por secretion system C-terminal sorting domain-containing protein, producing MKQPLLLILSLFFILSPAFSQVQIGEDIVGEENEGLGYYTILSGDGKILAILSNNWDQRQVHILEYKDGEWVKYGEDALGLDFGAPDVIRITLSEEGTTFATINEQIVQVYSYNSGQWISKGNIERQGYNPSNINLSSNGDILSISFIQISTTGDPNDTKYVTSVYKHEDGIWTQLGEDLIWDSDHGLDYGTLSKNGDILLVSGERATDRLLGSLYLGESILEIYKYQEGRWNLLGDVISYPVWVRKVSMSPDGSVVGLASDTTIFYEYSGGNWVQKGQQFPSIGGYQYNGDIAISDNGDIIVVGAYSTEGGDYEAKYRIYEYLESEWVQAGNTIDQIESSGYGDNVSLSADGSALAVGSFLSGMTYVGEGYEAQGLYKGLVRVYSIDGIVGQEDNDSTLGLIEDNISQVKIYPNPTSDVVETLLPKSIELKKVAISNLLGQTLLSTTSSTIDVSSLSQGTYFAEITTNKGRTVKKVIVK from the coding sequence ATGAAACAACCTTTACTTTTAATCCTTAGTTTATTTTTTATTCTATCACCTGCATTTTCCCAAGTTCAGATTGGGGAGGATATAGTTGGTGAGGAAAATGAAGGTTTAGGGTATTACACAATTCTCTCAGGAGATGGTAAAATCCTTGCTATACTCTCAAATAATTGGGATCAACGACAAGTACATATTTTGGAATACAAGGATGGCGAGTGGGTAAAATATGGTGAGGATGCCTTAGGTCTGGATTTTGGTGCTCCAGATGTGATTCGTATCACCCTCTCAGAGGAGGGGACAACATTTGCTACTATCAACGAGCAGATTGTCCAGGTATATTCATATAATTCAGGACAATGGATATCTAAAGGTAATATTGAAAGGCAAGGTTATAATCCATCCAATATAAACCTTTCGTCTAATGGAGATATTTTGTCAATATCTTTTATCCAGATAAGTACAACGGGAGATCCAAATGACACTAAATATGTGACAAGTGTTTATAAACATGAGGATGGGATATGGACACAGTTGGGAGAGGATTTAATCTGGGATAGTGACCATGGTTTAGACTATGGAACCCTCTCTAAAAATGGTGACATCTTATTGGTGTCTGGGGAGCGTGCAACTGATAGGCTTCTTGGCAGTCTTTATTTGGGAGAGAGTATCTTAGAGATTTACAAGTATCAAGAAGGACGTTGGAATCTTTTGGGAGATGTGATTTCTTATCCAGTATGGGTTAGAAAAGTCAGTATGTCTCCAGATGGTTCAGTCGTAGGACTAGCCTCTGATACTACCATTTTTTATGAGTACTCTGGAGGAAATTGGGTTCAAAAGGGTCAACAATTTCCTAGCATTGGAGGTTACCAATATAATGGTGATATAGCCATTTCAGATAATGGGGATATTATTGTGGTTGGGGCATACTCAACTGAGGGTGGTGATTATGAGGCAAAATATAGAATCTATGAATATTTAGAGAGTGAATGGGTTCAGGCTGGCAATACCATAGACCAGATAGAAAGCTCAGGATATGGTGATAATGTAAGTTTATCAGCTGATGGATCCGCTCTGGCTGTTGGGAGCTTTCTTAGTGGCATGACTTATGTGGGCGAGGGGTATGAAGCACAAGGATTATACAAAGGATTGGTAAGAGTATATAGTATTGATGGCATTGTAGGTCAGGAGGATAACGATAGTACTTTAGGATTAATTGAAGATAACATCTCACAAGTCAAAATTTATCCTAATCCAACTTCTGACGTTGTAGAGACATTATTGCCAAAATCAATAGAATTAAAGAAAGTAGCCATTTCCAATTTATTGGGACAGACCTTACTATCAACAACATCCTCCACTATAGACGTGTCGTCACTCAGCCAAGGAACCTATTTTGCGGAAATAACGACCAATAAAGGAAGAACTGTGAAAAAGGTAATCGTGAAATAA
- a CDS encoding PAP2 superfamily protein — MKTKLKLLVGSIILITLFNCEKEPLDTTENDDYNSVGNDFKTYNNGMLKSYSNDAVIKWNEALSTVLDNKIPQPTEARIYVMVMLAMHDALNNIVPKYETYGLDNLDVDASDVSKKNIEAIADAAVGQAAHDIVVRLYPPSKNSIDLLLETSLSQISDVDSKEKGISIGKAAASAIIIKRQSDFALGFTSFVGPVGPGLYQADYMPYAIAFPPVWPAHAVYGANLGAYTPFGIESGDQFRDEEPYDINSAAYTADYIEVKTVGCNGCQDRTAEQTEIASFWHESNASMMNRIARILVTQQNLNGWEAARVLGLVQMSVMDSYITSFDGYYYYNFWRPITAIRNGDSDGNPDTVGNPSWSALFTTPPTPEFPSTHGYASGATVAVLQLYFKSETSPFTLTSPYYLPGVERTMNTLEQIADECSVSRIYAGLHFRHSTEVSQYQGYELGQYVFENNLRQLKNK; from the coding sequence ATGAAAACAAAACTAAAATTACTCGTTGGATCAATCATCCTAATTACACTATTTAATTGTGAAAAAGAGCCGTTAGATACAACGGAAAATGATGATTACAATTCAGTAGGCAATGATTTTAAGACCTACAATAACGGTATGCTAAAATCTTATAGCAACGATGCCGTTATTAAATGGAATGAAGCTTTGAGCACTGTTCTTGATAATAAAATTCCACAGCCTACCGAAGCTAGAATTTATGTTATGGTGATGCTTGCCATGCACGATGCCTTAAACAACATTGTTCCTAAATATGAAACTTATGGTTTAGATAATTTAGATGTGGATGCCAGCGATGTTTCTAAAAAGAATATAGAGGCTATTGCCGATGCCGCAGTGGGACAAGCGGCACATGATATTGTGGTCCGCTTGTATCCACCATCCAAAAATAGTATTGATCTTCTGTTAGAAACGTCACTATCCCAAATTTCTGACGTTGATTCTAAAGAAAAAGGTATTTCTATTGGTAAAGCCGCCGCTTCAGCCATAATCATTAAAAGACAGTCTGATTTTGCCTTAGGGTTCACATCTTTTGTAGGCCCCGTTGGTCCAGGTTTGTACCAAGCAGATTATATGCCCTACGCCATCGCATTTCCCCCAGTTTGGCCAGCTCATGCTGTCTATGGTGCAAATTTGGGAGCATACACTCCATTTGGAATTGAATCTGGAGACCAGTTTCGGGACGAAGAACCATATGATATCAATTCAGCCGCCTATACCGCAGACTACATCGAAGTAAAAACGGTAGGTTGCAATGGTTGCCAAGATAGGACCGCAGAACAGACCGAGATTGCCTCATTTTGGCACGAAAGCAATGCCAGCATGATGAATAGAATTGCTAGAATTTTGGTAACCCAACAAAACTTAAATGGATGGGAAGCTGCCCGAGTGTTGGGACTTGTACAAATGTCGGTGATGGACTCTTACATCACTTCTTTTGACGGATATTACTATTATAATTTTTGGAGACCAATTACCGCAATTCGAAATGGTGACTCAGATGGAAATCCTGATACAGTTGGGAATCCTAGTTGGTCAGCATTATTCACTACGCCACCAACACCAGAATTCCCTTCTACCCATGGATATGCAAGTGGCGCTACAGTAGCTGTACTTCAGCTTTATTTTAAATCTGAAACATCACCTTTCACACTTACAAGCCCATACTATTTACCTGGAGTTGAGAGAACGATGAATACTCTCGAACAAATTGCCGATGAGTGTTCTGTCTCAAGGATTTATGCCGGTCTTCATTTTAGACATTCTACTGAAGTATCGCAATATCAGGGATACGAATTAGGTCAATATGTTTTTGAGAATAATTTGAGACAGTTGAAGAATAAATAA
- a CDS encoding Por secretion system C-terminal sorting domain-containing protein, which translates to MKSKLHIKTHSLRWAVLFILGTYAPIVQGQIIYTDIDPDFTSAKIGDLYNLDLNNDQIVDFTLQSLLSSGDYLKIEGNPNGFNGIISFFPWESAPVPLENSSEVFNIPYSILYGYSVGYDVYGIFFASGCSNESGGCYFDWKDKNDRYLGLRFLINGLKHYGWARIEVTSPSEWIVKDYAYNATPNEAIITGEMVLSWEEANHKEVKIIVSHKNVSVYNLVDYSNYNLYALNGQKIIDGHLEKFDNKINFENLNSGLYVIELIAENSAFPIKRKVLIH; encoded by the coding sequence ATGAAAAGCAAATTACATATTAAAACCCACTCCTTAAGATGGGCGGTTTTATTTATCCTGGGGACATATGCGCCAATCGTACAAGGCCAAATAATCTACACGGATATTGATCCAGACTTCACTAGTGCAAAGATTGGTGACCTATATAATTTGGATTTAAATAATGATCAAATTGTTGATTTTACTTTGCAATCATTATTATCTAGTGGTGATTATTTGAAGATTGAAGGAAACCCTAATGGTTTTAATGGAATTATTTCTTTTTTTCCTTGGGAATCAGCCCCCGTGCCTCTGGAGAATTCTAGCGAAGTTTTTAATATTCCATATTCCATACTTTATGGTTATTCCGTGGGGTATGATGTTTATGGAATTTTTTTCGCAAGTGGTTGCTCTAACGAAAGTGGGGGCTGCTATTTTGATTGGAAAGACAAAAATGACAGGTATCTTGGCCTTCGATTTCTTATAAATGGTCTAAAACATTACGGCTGGGCGCGGATAGAGGTGACTAGTCCTTCTGAATGGATCGTTAAGGATTATGCTTATAATGCTACACCCAATGAAGCTATAATTACAGGTGAAATGGTTCTAAGCTGGGAAGAAGCCAATCATAAGGAAGTTAAGATTATCGTTTCCCATAAAAATGTCTCCGTATACAATCTTGTCGATTATAGCAACTATAATCTATATGCTCTAAATGGACAAAAGATAATCGACGGTCATCTGGAAAAGTTTGATAATAAAATCAATTTCGAGAATTTAAATTCTGGACTTTATGTAATTGAGCTGATAGCCGAAAATTCTGCATTCCCTATAAAAAGGAAAGTCCTAATTCATTGA
- a CDS encoding two component transcriptional regulator, LytTR family — translation MNMQKPKHINPRCLIVDDEPLARDVLKRYFAKLPVLHLVGECSNAIDAFVFLQSHEVDILFLDIRMPELLGTELVQSLKNPPKIIFTTAYKEYALDGFELDAVDYLLKPVRFDRFLKAVNKALPGFETFLNTNEPLESDRKSGIDSIYLRIDRRQVRIILDDIIYIESDKDYIKIYTKDKMHISRQTISSIEALINKNEFVRIHRSFIVPINKIKSYTHELVEINKKELPIGKYYLEQFLKMVGSTNP, via the coding sequence ATGAATATGCAAAAACCTAAACATATAAATCCTAGATGCCTCATTGTAGATGATGAGCCACTTGCCAGGGATGTACTAAAGCGTTATTTCGCTAAATTACCTGTTTTGCATCTGGTAGGCGAATGTAGTAATGCTATAGATGCATTTGTTTTTTTGCAATCGCATGAAGTAGATATTCTTTTTTTGGATATAAGGATGCCAGAATTGTTGGGTACAGAATTGGTCCAATCCCTTAAGAACCCTCCAAAAATTATCTTTACAACCGCCTATAAGGAATATGCTCTAGATGGTTTTGAACTAGACGCAGTGGACTATCTCCTAAAGCCTGTCCGTTTTGACCGCTTCCTTAAGGCAGTAAATAAAGCTTTGCCCGGTTTTGAAACTTTTTTAAACACTAACGAACCATTAGAATCAGATCGAAAATCGGGAATTGATTCTATCTACCTAAGAATCGATAGGAGGCAGGTGAGGATTATTTTAGATGATATCATTTATATTGAAAGTGATAAAGACTACATAAAAATTTATACCAAGGACAAAATGCATATTTCTAGACAAACAATTTCTTCTATTGAAGCACTCATCAATAAGAATGAATTTGTTCGCATCCATAGATCATTTATTGTGCCTATCAATAAAATTAAATCCTATACTCATGAACTGGTCGAAATCAATAAGAAAGAACTTCCTATTGGGAAGTATTATTTAGAACAGTTTTTAAAAATGGTAGGCTCCACCAATCCTTAG
- a CDS encoding putative oxidoreductase, with protein sequence MTTQILVNRRSIQLLRVLLSGIFLVAGFGHLLNTEKTANRIEMANFKGLAYFFGEPKLLIILSGIVMLTAGFSFLMGYKTKWAALILIGVLIPITLTVQVGQINTLGPLFKNIAIFGGLMFFVLNNTSNLKNNKDEKNNF encoded by the coding sequence ATGACGACACAAATCTTGGTCAATCGTCGTTCAATACAATTACTACGGGTACTATTGAGCGGAATTTTTTTAGTGGCGGGTTTTGGCCATTTATTGAACACTGAAAAGACAGCAAATCGAATAGAAATGGCAAATTTTAAAGGGCTAGCTTATTTTTTTGGTGAACCTAAACTGCTGATTATTTTATCAGGTATAGTGATGCTGACAGCTGGCTTTAGTTTTTTAATGGGATATAAAACCAAATGGGCTGCATTAATATTGATTGGTGTTTTGATTCCCATTACTTTGACGGTCCAAGTCGGTCAAATCAACACCCTTGGTCCATTATTCAAAAACATTGCAATTTTCGGAGGACTTATGTTCTTCGTGTTAAATAATACTTCTAATTTAAAAAACAATAAAGATGAAAAAAATAATTTTTAG
- a CDS encoding Histidine kinase produces the protein MSVREFILSDKKWYRLGRHLVFWLFWGGYFTFTRYLNPVVYMAMGKFPDFWKTIVETFFFLFPQTFIVYPALYFILPQFVFKQKYVRAVFWFILFYFVALLIHAIVLIYIPWDKLNWISTAQLFLTTSTFPQKLFMAYLGSIQGSLTALALASSFKMFKHYYQKSLRNQQLQKENSEAQLRLLMAQVQPHFMFNTLNNIYSQAQEESPKSAKMILELSYILRYILDEGKKNWVSLENELQMVVDYLNLEKIRYDEKLDLHYSFPKNVMDISIAPLLLLPLVENCFKHGASKMVNNPWINIKSELNGPIFSIKLMNGKNENISLDSGRVGTGIENVRRRLNLIYPDKHTLSIKEDRDIYIVDLAIELNVEKSNQTQTSTASGYEYAKT, from the coding sequence ATGTCTGTTAGGGAATTTATACTTTCGGATAAAAAATGGTATCGTCTTGGACGGCACTTGGTTTTTTGGCTTTTTTGGGGTGGCTATTTTACATTTACTCGCTACCTTAATCCTGTCGTCTATATGGCAATGGGGAAATTTCCTGATTTTTGGAAAACCATAGTAGAAACTTTCTTTTTTCTATTTCCACAGACATTCATTGTCTATCCTGCACTTTATTTTATTCTGCCACAATTTGTTTTTAAGCAGAAATATGTTCGTGCCGTGTTTTGGTTTATCTTATTCTATTTTGTTGCGTTGCTGATACATGCCATTGTGCTAATCTATATTCCTTGGGACAAACTCAATTGGATTTCTACCGCTCAGCTATTCTTGACGACCAGCACTTTTCCCCAAAAATTATTCATGGCCTACCTCGGTAGTATACAGGGCTCTCTTACGGCTCTGGCGTTAGCCTCTAGTTTTAAGATGTTTAAGCATTACTACCAAAAATCTCTGCGAAACCAACAATTGCAAAAAGAAAATTCTGAAGCACAACTTAGACTTTTGATGGCGCAGGTACAGCCCCACTTTATGTTTAATACCTTAAACAATATCTATTCCCAGGCTCAGGAAGAATCACCGAAGAGTGCCAAGATGATATTAGAACTTTCATATATCCTTCGCTACATCCTAGATGAAGGAAAGAAAAATTGGGTTTCTTTAGAAAACGAACTTCAAATGGTGGTAGATTATTTAAACCTAGAAAAGATTAGGTATGACGAAAAACTCGATCTGCATTATTCTTTTCCGAAAAATGTAATGGACATTTCTATTGCTCCACTGCTGTTGTTGCCTTTAGTAGAAAATTGCTTTAAGCATGGCGCAAGTAAAATGGTCAATAATCCGTGGATCAACATTAAATCTGAACTTAATGGTCCTATTTTTTCAATTAAATTGATGAATGGCAAGAACGAAAACATTTCATTGGACTCGGGCAGGGTAGGAACAGGTATAGAGAACGTTAGGCGTAGGTTAAATTTAATCTATCCAGATAAACATACATTGTCAATTAAGGAAGATCGGGACATTTATATTGTTGATCTTGCTATTGAGTTAAACGTGGAAAAATCAAACCAAACCCAGACTTCAACCGCTTCTGGTTATGAATATGCAAAAACCTAA